The proteins below come from a single Arthrobacter caoxuetaonis genomic window:
- the ligA gene encoding NAD-dependent DNA ligase LigA: MPKATALPPQPRKAAGAAASTGGQFDTRTHSEAPVSLAGPAVTADNYNESVARALSAAKAYETTDIEEMTDAEFDRLQAAILSYEEANGITPDHGLHTAVGHGGAAGGDIEHATLAGSLDKPGEEKVIEFAEKHPNAVIEPKIDGMAIIVRYKDGRLFSAAKRGDGYTGENVTEKVRGVEGLPEVAGDGDFEVRGELYLNDENLAKANAVRASQGKDPFKNARNGVAGMMNKDDSTYAGLFNFAAYSTTVLDGADHLDAMDELAGMGFTTARSLLPQSVLDAEDPMSAIAALGAERKGLGFLMDGAVLKVPTAAEREELGEGTRAPKWAVAYKYPPVEEPTVIEDIEYEIGKTGRLSIRARYTPVDVDGSTLEFASLHNVKDLLSKDIRVGDTVMAYKAGDIIPQVHLPRADLRDPSSQPWQPPAACPKCGGEFDKSTELWRCTNPECSVSGRISYAVSRDAGLDIEGFGGTTGDALIEADLVKDVSDIFHLSEDQLANLKLGTTDSGADRVLGEKNAQKIMAEIEKAKAQPLNRVITALSMRFTGRTFGRRLAAQFETMEALQGATVTQLANVEGIGEKKAAVIHAELAKNAPVIERLRAAGVNMGAPKPKPEKGAKAPKLVTADGGAMNVVITGSLKGSALGSLTRTGAQELIEANGGRAAGSVSKSTSLLVCGEEGSSKWLKAKELGIPVVTPDEFAKMLEDGEA; the protein is encoded by the coding sequence ATGCCCAAAGCCACCGCCCTTCCTCCCCAGCCGCGTAAGGCTGCCGGAGCTGCGGCTTCCACCGGCGGACAGTTCGACACCCGCACCCACTCCGAAGCGCCCGTGAGCCTTGCCGGTCCCGCGGTCACGGCGGACAACTACAACGAATCCGTCGCCCGCGCGCTCTCCGCTGCCAAGGCATACGAAACCACGGACATTGAGGAGATGACGGACGCGGAGTTCGACCGTCTCCAGGCCGCGATTCTCAGCTATGAGGAAGCCAACGGCATCACCCCGGACCACGGCCTTCACACCGCTGTCGGCCACGGCGGAGCGGCAGGCGGCGACATCGAGCACGCCACCCTTGCCGGCTCCCTGGACAAGCCCGGCGAAGAGAAGGTCATCGAGTTCGCCGAGAAGCACCCCAACGCGGTCATCGAACCGAAAATCGACGGCATGGCCATCATCGTCCGCTACAAGGACGGACGCCTGTTCTCCGCAGCCAAGCGCGGCGACGGGTACACGGGCGAGAACGTCACCGAGAAGGTCCGCGGGGTTGAAGGCCTGCCCGAGGTGGCCGGCGACGGCGACTTCGAGGTCCGCGGCGAGCTGTACCTGAACGACGAGAACCTGGCCAAGGCCAATGCCGTCCGTGCCTCCCAGGGCAAGGACCCGTTCAAGAACGCCCGCAACGGTGTGGCCGGAATGATGAACAAGGACGATTCCACCTACGCCGGGCTGTTCAATTTCGCCGCCTACTCAACAACTGTGCTCGACGGTGCAGACCACCTGGATGCGATGGATGAGCTGGCCGGCATGGGCTTCACCACCGCCCGGTCCCTGCTGCCGCAGTCGGTGCTGGATGCCGAAGACCCGATGTCAGCGATCGCAGCCCTGGGCGCTGAACGCAAAGGACTTGGCTTCCTCATGGACGGTGCTGTGCTGAAGGTTCCGACCGCCGCCGAGCGTGAAGAGCTGGGTGAAGGCACCCGGGCACCGAAGTGGGCTGTGGCCTACAAGTACCCGCCGGTGGAAGAGCCGACGGTCATCGAGGACATCGAATACGAGATCGGCAAGACCGGCCGCCTGTCGATCCGCGCCCGCTACACCCCCGTGGACGTTGACGGCTCCACCTTGGAGTTCGCCTCCCTGCACAACGTCAAGGACCTGCTCAGCAAGGACATTCGCGTCGGCGACACTGTGATGGCCTACAAGGCCGGAGACATCATCCCCCAGGTCCACCTGCCTCGGGCCGACCTCCGCGATCCGTCCTCCCAGCCCTGGCAGCCTCCGGCAGCATGCCCTAAGTGCGGAGGCGAGTTCGACAAGTCAACCGAACTGTGGCGCTGCACGAACCCCGAATGCTCCGTCTCCGGACGCATCTCCTACGCCGTCTCCCGCGACGCCGGCCTGGACATTGAAGGCTTCGGCGGCACCACTGGTGACGCTCTCATCGAAGCGGACCTGGTCAAGGACGTCTCGGACATTTTCCACCTCTCCGAGGACCAGCTGGCCAACCTGAAGCTGGGCACCACCGACTCCGGCGCCGACCGGGTCCTGGGCGAGAAGAACGCACAGAAGATCATGGCTGAAATCGAGAAGGCCAAGGCACAGCCCCTGAACCGGGTCATCACCGCCCTGTCCATGCGGTTTACCGGTCGGACCTTCGGGCGCCGCCTGGCCGCCCAGTTCGAGACGATGGAAGCCCTGCAGGGTGCCACGGTCACGCAGCTGGCCAACGTTGAAGGCATCGGCGAGAAGAAGGCTGCCGTCATCCACGCCGAGCTGGCCAAGAACGCCCCGGTCATCGAGCGCCTCCGCGCGGCCGGTGTGAACATGGGTGCCCCGAAGCCCAAGCCGGAGAAGGGCGCGAAGGCTCCCAAGCTCGTCACCGCGGACGGCGGGGCCATGAACGTGGTCATCACCGGCTCTCTGAAGGGCAGCGCGCTGGGTTCCCTGACGCGGACGGGCGCCCAGGAACTGATCGAAGCCAACGGCGGCCGGGCAGCCGGCTCGGTATCCAAGTCCACGTCGCTGCTGGTGTGCGGCGAAGAGGGCTCGTCGAAGTGGCTCAAAGCGAAGGAACTGGGCATCCCGGTCGTCACCCCTGACGAGTTCGCCAAGATGCTCGAAGACGGCGAAGCGTAA
- a CDS encoding metallophosphoesterase family protein, with amino-acid sequence MSNVFYWSDPHFGHRFVAGQRGFSSTDEHDDHLIAAWTSRVTKRDTVWVLGDLAMASPSRALEIIRHLPGTKHLVFGNHDNGHPGRKDAHRHHKQYLSAFETVQTTASRTIAGRTVLLSHFPYEGDSHSEHDRHTQWRLRDEGSWLVHGHVHGEFDVRGTQINVGVDKWMDGPASEAEILAIIEHQEAAGFGTAAP; translated from the coding sequence ATGAGCAATGTCTTCTACTGGTCCGACCCTCATTTCGGCCACCGCTTCGTCGCCGGACAGCGCGGGTTCAGCAGCACGGATGAGCACGACGACCACCTGATTGCTGCCTGGACCAGCCGTGTCACCAAGCGCGACACCGTCTGGGTCCTGGGCGATCTTGCCATGGCCTCACCGTCCCGTGCCCTGGAAATCATCCGGCACCTGCCCGGGACCAAACACCTCGTCTTCGGCAACCACGACAACGGCCACCCCGGACGCAAGGACGCCCACCGGCACCACAAGCAGTACCTTTCCGCATTCGAGACCGTGCAGACAACTGCGAGCCGCACCATCGCCGGGCGCACCGTCCTGCTCTCCCACTTCCCCTACGAAGGCGACAGCCACTCCGAACACGACAGGCACACCCAGTGGCGCCTGCGCGATGAAGGCAGCTGGCTCGTCCACGGGCACGTACACGGCGAGTTCGATGTCCGCGGCACCCAGATTAACGTCGGCGTCGACAAATGGATGGACGGCCCCGCATCGGAGGCTGAGATCCTGGCCATCATCGAACACCAGGAGGCAGCAGGCTTCGGAACGGCAGCACCATGA
- a CDS encoding NUDIX hydrolase, which produces MSNPDTAIKDLPDLPRDAGPPEEGVIRLVAEHVDYANRFVTVNFDDVVFPNGAEGRYTRISSGTGLGVVAVPYANFRGLPYLGLVRQYRYPTGEFTLEFPRGGSDDLSLAEAARELIEETGLEFTHGRKLGTIRPDTGILTTEVAAWCTFHALKDLENLHVEDETGATVRWYSVGEVMGLVLNGKLTCGISLAALALIQNSGIIHEV; this is translated from the coding sequence TTGTCCAACCCGGACACCGCCATCAAAGACCTACCAGACCTGCCCCGGGACGCCGGCCCGCCCGAAGAGGGAGTGATCCGGCTTGTCGCCGAGCATGTCGACTATGCGAACCGCTTCGTCACCGTGAACTTCGACGACGTCGTCTTCCCCAACGGGGCGGAGGGCAGGTACACCCGCATCTCCAGCGGCACCGGACTGGGCGTCGTCGCCGTCCCTTACGCCAACTTCCGCGGCCTTCCCTACCTCGGGCTCGTCCGCCAGTACCGGTACCCGACCGGAGAGTTCACCCTGGAGTTCCCCCGCGGCGGATCCGATGACCTCAGCCTCGCCGAAGCCGCACGGGAGCTCATCGAAGAGACAGGACTCGAATTCACCCACGGCAGGAAACTGGGCACCATCCGCCCCGACACGGGCATCCTGACGACCGAGGTCGCCGCATGGTGCACCTTCCACGCCCTCAAGGACCTGGAAAACCTCCACGTCGAGGACGAGACGGGGGCGACCGTCCGCTGGTACAGCGTCGGTGAGGTGATGGGCCTGGTCCTGAACGGGAAGCTTACGTGCGGGATCAGCCTTGCAGCCCTGGCCCTGATCCAGAACTCGGGCATCATTCACGAAGTCTAA